A window of Rosa rugosa chromosome 7, drRosRugo1.1, whole genome shotgun sequence genomic DNA:
CATGTTCATTATTCTAAAAAACATTATTCACTGCCAAGGCTTCCAGGACATGCACATGGAGAGCAGGAGGAGGGCCATTCATAAGGACTTCCTCGTCCCCCTCAGGCAAGGACTGAAAAATTGATAATATCCTCAAAATTTCGGCgatatttctgttttttttagGGTCTCGATATATCTTTGACTTACCAAGAGAATATCGtgagaaatttttgaaatttcgcTATATTTGCggaaatattcaaaattttcaCTATATGTTCGGAAATATTCGAAATTTTCGCGATTATCTCCCAAAATTCCAATCGATAATATCCTCGAAATTTCGGTAATATTTTTCGTTTTTTTAGGATCTCGATATATCTTTGACTTACCAAGAGAATATCGTgagaaatttttaaaatttcGTGATATTTGCggaaatattcaaaattttctcTATATGTCCGGAAATATTCGAAATTTTCGCGATTATCTCCCAAAATTCCAATCGATAATATCCTCGAAATTTCGGTGATATTTTCGTTTTTTTAGGATCTCGATATATCTTTGACTTACCAAGAGAATATCGTGAGAAATTTTTGTGATATTTCTGAAAATGTTCAAAACTTTCGCGATTATCTCCCGAAATATTAGAAATTTTCGTGATATGTGGGTTGGTCAGAAAATATTTTGACCAAAATTGAAGCCAAATTTTGACGAGGTTGGGGTTCGAACCTAATACCTCGTAAAAACTAGTCGTTGTCCTTATCCAATCCAACTAAACTTAATAACATCTAAAGAGGaaaactttaaaaatttataaagTCATCGCTCTTTGAGTCTTTTCTCTCCATGCTTATAAATCTTCTGATCATCTAATTTGCTTACTAGTGAACATTTgactctattaaaaaaaaaaaaacttttctatgTATTTCTATGGaccatcttcttttttttgaaaagtgaatTCATTGAAACTTTTAACGATTACAATCGTTTAGAATGGCATCCCAAAAAACCTTGGGAGCAGACACAAGCCACAAACGGCTTGAAGCTAGAGCTAAGCTAGAACAAACCAGAAGGTGTACTACACCAACGAGTAGTTCATGTATAATAAGATACTGCTCTACATCACTTATAGATAAACTAACAGAAAACTGAAGATAAATTCCcagcctcctcaagataattaccaacaatgagACCATTGCCATGACCTTGAGGTTTGGAGACCAAATCATCAGAATCTGTAACTCGGGCATGCAAGAGATCGGTAGATGCCTCAAGACCATGTTCGTCCCAGCACAATTAACACTGCGCgccaggcacgcaattgtggtactcacagcgtGATTATACTGAGATCTTTTATAGAATATAGCAATAAGCAGTCTGCCTGAACTTAAGCACAACACACCCGAAATAATAACATCACATTTGAGCAAGTAAGTACCCAAAGcacctcctggatcccaaatccaaATATGAGAAGAAATCAATCCCAACCACTGGGCTCTGTCTCGGGCCCAAAGCCAGCCCTGCCCCCAAGCCCACAGCCTTATACTGGGCACCCAGAAAGCTGATATGGGCACCCAATCAAGGCAGGACCAGGCGCCGAAGCAGAGGACTGGTACCGCCGCTGCCCTTTGTTGCACCTCTGATCGCCGCACGCCTGGAACCAGCCCGCCCTGCAGCGCCTCCAGCCCAGATCGCGCCTTCACTGTCAAAGGATCCAGATGATGACATCCTCGGCCACACAATCGGACCGTCCCCATCACCATCCCAGATTGCGCCTTCACCGTCGAAGGATCTAGATGATGACATCCTCGGCCACACAATCTGACCGTCCCCGTCACCGTGCCGACGTCTGGTGGTCTACCCCATCGCCATAGTAGCCGGTCAGCCAAAAAAACCATCAATTCCCGTCTGTTGGACCAGAGGCAGCACCGATCTGAGGTCGAAGATGAACATCGACTCAGGTCTTCGCCACACCGGCCAACGCTGAAGAGAAACACAAGCAAAGAAACCGCCAGTGCCCTCATCATCACCATCCTACGACGAATAGCCTCGCCACTGCTAAGCGATCGGAGGATCCTCGGAAGGATCACCGCCGCTCGCTGCTCCGCTCAAACCCTAGGGTTTGCTTCAATTAGAGCAAGTCTACCtgttttctcttctctctttgaTTAGCATTTTTCTGGGAATATTTATGGACCatcttctatttctttttctgtttgtttgaAAACCGATTTATTTTAACATATCTATTtaattgtaaaatattattataattaataattaactcTCATATTCTCCTATTTAAGTCATTTTGGAAATTTCTCATGTAGAATTTCATATCTTTGTCATGTAAGTGTATCTTATTATACTCTAAATTACTAAATCATTATACAATTAAGTTTATCAAAcatttttttgaaatactataggtaactgatcatgtaaacaTTTCATGAATTTATTAATGATTTCTATGTTACTTAGATcgaaatttctattttttggaCTATCAATATTTTAGTCCTTGCCCTAAGGGAAAACGGTCAATTCCAATGATCTTCTGGACGTTTTGAAAAATATCAGGGACAGCAGGAGGAGGGTCATTCACAAGGACTTCCTCGTCCTCCTCAAGGAAAGCAGCTATAGCATGGTCAATTCTAATGATCTCCTGGACGTTCTGAAAAATATCAGGGAAAGCAGTTGCAGCAGGGTCAATTCCAATGATCTCCTGGACGTTCTGAAAAATATCAGGGACAGCAGGAGGAGGGTCATTCACCCAATTAATTGGCTTTataaaaccctagaaaagaaTTAGATGCATCATGCATCAGAGAAGTTTTGTAGCCACCAGTTTATTGGTCAAAAAACACCAAGAGGAGGAGATGGTGGAGGGCAATTAGGGCAATGCGGTCGTATGTTGGTACAAATGCTTAAGCGACCTATGTCTCACccttgctcttcttcttctgcgaccCCAACGGATTAGACCAAGGTTGACATCAAGGACCGTTTCAAGGACAGAAACATGGTTATTAATCTCAAGGATGACTTCAAGGATCGGCTCAGAGATTTCAGCAGCAGGGTTATTAACTTTAAGCACTTCAGCTGGGACCGATTCAAGGAGAGCAGCAGGGTTATTAAGGATGACTTCAAGGACCGGCTCAGGGACTTCAGCGGCAGGGTTATTAACCTCAAAGACTTTCAAGACAGCAGCAACCATATGGAGACCTATTGCAACGGCTTCTTGGACATTCATTTAGACAGCAGGCAGAGGAACATTTATCGGGATTTCTGTGACCAATTCAGGATTATAAACAGGTTCATTATTCTAAAAAACATTGTTCACCGCCAAGGCTTCCAGGACATGCACATGGAGAGCAGGAGGAGGGCCATTCATAAGGACTTCCTCGTCCCCCTCAGGGAAAGCAGCTGCAGCAGGGTCAATTCCAATGATCTCCTGGATGTTCTGAAAAATATCAGGGACAACAGGAAGAGGGTCATTCACAAAGACTTCCTCATCCCCCTCAGGGAAAGCAGCTGCAACGTACATGGTCAATTCCAATGATCTCCTGGACGTTCTAAAAAATATCAAGGACAACAGGAGGAGGGTCATTCACCCAATTAATTGGCTtgatgaaaccctagaaaagaaTTAGATGCATATTTGTTTATGGGCCAAATTAACATCAGAATTGTTGAAGCTCTGCGGCGAACTATGGTATCGACCAACCAACTTTGGATGGAATGGGAGCTTCATATATGAAATTCTAATgtgtaaaataaaaataagggtAACTTAAAAAATTTGATGGACAAAAATTTAGAAGGAAGTGTGAAAAGCAAATGGGGAAGTATGAATAGAACCATCCAATTCTAATGCATgtgtaaaataaaaataagggtAAACTAAGAAGTTTGATTGACAAAAATAAAgaaggaggtgtaaaaagcaaaTTAGGGAGTATGAATAGAGCCACCctattttgattttatttgaTAAATTGTCATAAACTTAGCGTTCATCTCcttatttttaaatttctttgcAAGTATGAGACTGAATTTTATCCATTTTCAATCAAACTAGTTATCTAACAATCATTAATGAATTACCCAATAATATATGAGCTATTTTTCTAAATTCATTGAAATATACAGACGATAAATTCGGTGTTTACCAATATCAAACTAATTTTTTCaataattttcaatttcaattttaatcggTAATGGATACCGAAATATCAGTTTACGTTAGTTGGTACTCGATTATTTCGATATTTATCAGACCGAATGGCAGCTCTCGTTAAAACCTTGACGTCCCATCCAGCGGTGCAAATGCACGGAAAGCGCACTGACGGTTAGGATCAGATAGGGTGGTGAAATTACTGTTTTGACCCCGTGAGAGTgttggaggaggaagaagacgaatGAAACTGTGTGACAGTGCATTCTGAGTCAATTCTATCTCTCTGAAATTCTGAAGAGATCCAAAACCGGCCGGCGAGGAGAGAGAAACGGCGAGCTATGGTGAGCAAAACGGAGGAGGCGCAATTGAACAGGCTCGAGAGCCAGGTCGataatggaggaggaggagcgtggGAGTACCTCTGCCTGGTCCGAAAGCTCAAGGTGCGGCGTTCCGAGAAGGTTTTGAAGTACGGCATGTCGATCTTGAACGACCTCAGTAAACGATCCAGTCTTGGACCGGAAGGTGAGTTTTGAGCTCCGGATTTGAAATTGTGTATGGGATTGGAAGTTGATTAGGTGAAGCACTTGCAATTTGAATTCATGTTAGTTTAGGCTGTTTGATTATGGATCATGATAGCTTAGGGAATGGAATGGGATTACTTCATGATGAATCGGGATAGGTTGTGTGCAATTTTGTGTGTTTGAATTTGTGTTTATTCTGCTGAGTTGTGTTGGATTGCTGTTGATTTTGTCATATTGATGTGTTGTTCGAAAACTGTGGTGTTTCGACATCCAAGTATCCGAGTATACTAAACTCTATCTAGCCGAAAATACTACTTGCATCACTAAGTCTTAACTTAGTGATGCAAGTAGTATTTTCGGCTAGATAGAGGTTTGTTTGGTGTTTCGACTAGTAATGAAAGGGTTTTCATACAACGAAATTGTTAATGAGGGGGGAAGCAAATCCATTCGAGTCCTAGCTATATATAATAATGAAAGCATGTATCCTGTCATTAGCATGTCACCGATTTGAAGTTCGTTTTTGTATTTTTCGATGCAGAATGGACTCTATACGAGCAGGTTGCACTTGCAGCCATGGACTGCCAGTGTCTTGATGTTGCAAAGGTATAATACTTATTTCCTTCAGCTTATACTTCTAAAGTACTTTGAATTAGCAACTTTAGGATTCGATGATGATGTATTATTCTCTTTTGTTTGGCCAAATCAATCGTATTGTATCTGATAACTTTAGGCTTCATATACTATGGATTGAGATTTGCATATGTGTGTAAGTCATATATGATTTGTTTTACTGTTAAAATTTTGTGCAAGTGTTCATACTCACAAAAGTAAAAGGGTTGTCTTATGCGCCTTTACTTGATTTTTGCAGGACCTCATCAAGCTTTTACGAAAGGCATTTCCCGAGAGTAAAAGAGTTGGTAAGTCGAAATAATTCATTGAAATCATGTGTAGAGAGAGGCTAGTATTACATTCTTCAGTAATGTCAAAATAACTGGCCAACCTTAATGTTGATGTTAGCTGTTGCTTTGTGGTGGATAAGTTATATGTTTTTTCATATACAACAGGCAAGCTAGAGGCTATGTTGCTTGAGGCAAAGGGATCCTGGTCAGAGGCAGAGAAGGCTTATTCAAGCCTTTTGGAAGATAGTCCACTTGATCAAGTAAGTTCTGAACAGATTCTTCGTTGAAGGATCAATGTAATTTTTGAAGATCTTTTGTTCTGTGATCTTTGTATCTAATATGTGAATTTCAATCTATTCTTCTTTTGCAGGTAATACATAAGAGAAGGGTAGCTATGGCAAAGGCTCAAGGCGATACTTCAGGGGCCATTGAATGGCTTAATAAATATCTTGAAATGTAAGGCATATATTGACTGCCTTGACAAAAATATGTTTGAtgtctgaaaaagaaaaaagttgttGACTTGTCTTTTCCTTCTGTTTACAGATTTATGGCCGATAATGATGCTTGGAGAGAGCTGGCAGAAATCTATGTCTCGTTGCAAATGTACGTTTCTACAGATTTAAGGAAGTTTAGTGGCTTCAATTGTCCATGCTTTGTTCTGAATTGATAAGTGAGTTTCTCTGTAAACTAGGTACAAGCAAGCTGCCTTCTGCTATGAGGAGCTGATATTAGCACAACCTACTGTTCCCCTCTACCACTTAGCTTATGCTGATGTATGTTGCTTTTTCCCCCTCTCTGGTCAAGAAGTACTGTTGCTATGTGACACTGTATACTTTGTATACGTACACCCAGTAATCGAATTGCAATCGATGTCCTTAATTTTTGTTGCCCTACTATTATTTGTTTGAAATGTCATGATGTGAAAAATTCCTgggttgaagacttgaagtcGCGTAGTGCATATCCAAAATGACCATGATCGCATTGCCTAACGTACTAAACACCTGGTGTAAATAAGATAAATCAAATCTCTGATAATTTGCTTTCTGTGTTTAACAGATTCTTTACACTCTTGGTGGATTAGAAAACATACAGACAGCAAAGAAATACTACGCATCTGTTATAGACTTGACTGGGGGCAAGAATATCAGGGCATTATTTGGTATTAGCTTGGTgagttatctctctctctcatgggGTGCATTAATTCAGAAATGCTCATCTAATTCGATGGCTTCATAGTGTAGATCATTGCTGATCCTGCTTGTACTGAAACTCTAGTTACATTTCTCCTTTTTCTCTTGAAAACTTTTATTCTTCCAATTCTAGATCAGACATCTGCCACTTAATTGTTTTGATCCCTGTTGTCTGTCTTGTGACAAACTGGAATGACTGAAAGAAAGTTTTAACACCTGCTTGCAGTGTACTTCTGCCATTGCACAGCTTGCAAAAGGAAGGAACAAGGAAGACAAGGAGACCTCGGAGCTACAGTCACTGGTAGCAACAGCCTTGGAGAAAGACTACAAGCAAAGAGCTCCGGACAAGCTTTCTCTGCTTACTACTGCCTTAAAAAACTTGAAAGTTTCATCATAACAACTCTGTCGTTGAAGCACCTTTGCAGTTAAGTGCCCCCACTCCAACAGCAAATGTGGCGACTTGGTGCCAAATGGCTCTAAAATACGAGGATTTCTTATCATAGTTGTGTTAAATGAATTGTTTTCCCTATTTGTTGTGTCCTTTTCTCAGACCCTTAGGATGCCGTAGTGGCTAACTAGGAATGTATGAGTACACGCTTTTCCTTCATCATACACGCTTTTCCTTCATCAGTTGCTTTCATATTTGCTCCAACCTTTCTTTGTGGATTAGGAATACATTGGTGCCAAATTAAACACAAACCGTGATTTTATATACAGTTGTAGCCTGTTTCAAGCTGTTCGAATTACACACAGCTTTTGGTGCTTGTTAATTTCCGTTTCAAAATGATCCTATACTATGCTACTCTTCACCATCCTCAGCCCCTTTTCGGCTAAAGCCTATGAGCTGAACGCAACACGGAGATTCAACTTGAATCCTTTTATACTGGATGTGCCTGCAATTACTTGCTTACCAAGTTTTTCCAAACTTTGCCACGATCTTTATGCAAGCACAACCATAGACCATAGTGAACTCAAAAAGTAAAACCTTCAAACCAAATCGAGCCCATGTGAACAACCACAAGTTTTCCGGCTTCAAATTCTTCGCCCAAAGTTAATTACCAATTTACCTGAACAAATTTTTGACCGGTTCAAACGGATTATCCGTAACAGAAAATGGACTCTCTTATTTCTCAGTCATGCCATTATCGTAAATAAACGCATTAACTAGGGGCATGTACGAGATATGCAAGACAATGTAAACCCCCGCCAGTGtcactgcttcttcttcttcttcttcttcccgtaCCAAAACCCTAGCCACCGCTCCTCTCACAATCATGGCCGTCAGGTACTCTCTCCTATTTACTGTGAAATTTTGATTCTTTTGATCGGATGTGGTTGAAGTTTTGAATAATTTTGATCTGATTTGGGGGAAATTGTGGTGAATTTGTAGCAAGAACAAGCCCTAGTTTGCAGGCTGATCGATCGTTAAgtaaactcaaaaaaaaaaaaaaaaaaaaacacgagtAATTTTGATCTAACAGTGTCAACTTAGACGACGTCGTCAGATTCAGCTATAAAATCAGCACGAAAATTCAACGCCGGGGTGGACAGATGGAGGAGATGAAGAACTCAACAGAGGCAGTGGAGAAGAAGTGCAACGACGTTGTTGGCGAATCTACTGAGAATTGTGGCCCTAGTTTGATGGATGAAGATGACGACACTGCTCTTGAAGTCATTACTTTCTCTAGGCGCTTCCCCAAACGCATCGGTACGTTCTCTCTCAAAACGATGGCACTTTGTTCTCACTTGTTATCAACTGAAACCCTAGACCGAATTTCAATTTCCTTGTATGTGGTAAATCTCATGGTGAAATTTAGGTCTATATTTCATTGTTGGGATTATTGTTTCATGCAGAATCACAGTTGCAGAAAGATTGGCCTAGGGTGAAATCTACACTAAAGAATTATGGCATTGCATGCCAATTGAATCTGGTATGTGTCATTTGTGAATGCAAAATGTGAATTCAGGGTCTTgagatttatttttttattttattttattttattttattttattttattttattttattattattattttttttgagaattggATTGAACATATATTAAGTTCAAGGGATAATACAAAGGAATATAAGTACATGCAAGTGATGCAACCTAGGGCAAAAGCCAAGACATAAGCAGATACCTACAAACTAGGCTGGATGCGTGCAACAATCGCAAAAACAAACTTATAATTAAATCAACCGGAACAAGTGGCAAAATATATATCTTCACTTCTTCATGAATCTAGATAAGCTGTTTGGTTCATATTTTGTATAATTTCATGCATATAAACTTAAATGTGGTTAGGTGAAATGTGCCATGACGTTCTCCACAACCAGGACTAGGGACGCGGATCTTATTGAAAAAGCTAGGGATCTTCTTCAGCTTTTCACATTAGCTGTTCCTGCATCTCAGGTACAAATGCCACATACTAACTTCTCATTGTTTCTTATCTGTGACCTTTGAGCAAATTATAAATCCAAATTATCTGAACTAGTTTGTTTTTCTCTTTAGATGTCAATAATATTGGTTGTCGGATGAATAGTAGTCACGTTAACATTTAGTAAATTTGGTATCGATTTATGCTGATTCTCTTGACTTTGAGTTGAAAATTTAATTACTATTTCCAACTGATTTTGAAAGTTACTTTTCGATTAATGTTCTGAATAGAGTGCACAACGTTCTGATTTCAGGCGATAACAGTACTGAAGGGAAGGCACTGGGACGTCATGAAGTTGGGGTATCAAAAAGATGGGCTTTGCTCAGAATTTGGAATCAACAAGGTAGGTGTTGCATATTCTTTCTTCCACTTTTTATTTGGCTACAGGTTTCATTcaatttttcttaaaaaaatgtTTCAAGTTATTTAACTCTTCACCTATGCTTTACCTACTTTTGGAAGCACTTTCTGTGGTTGTGATGCACGACCTTTTAGTTTCTGGAGTACGGTAATTAACTTGGTGATTAGAGATCTAGCTTGTTTGATATTAGAAAACAacactttttttattttctaatctCTAATGTTGTGTGCAGGAGAAATTTCATGAACGGATGAAACTTCTCTGCCACCGTTCCTTAAAGGTGGGTGCATTATCTAGATCATGTTTTACTCATCTTCCAAGTTAAAGAAGTGTTACTAATAGTAATAGCAAACGTAAAGTTAAGTGTTAATTGTTAAGGCAAATATCTATAGCTTCACAATTTATTATGCCTGCTatatatttctcaatttttcactcTTGGTGTGCAGGAAATTGGAGATCTGATCTTGTGTTATATTTGTATTGTTGTAAGTATGTATGAATTGTATGGTGCATTTCTATTTCCAGTCTTCGAACCTAAAGGTGAAGTGAGAGTTCTGAATCTAATACTTTTCAACTTGCCAATATATTTATAGGGAGACATTCTTGTTGCTCTGGGTCCAGTCAATTCAGTAAAGGGGATCCGGATAATTGTTAAAGATTGCATCGTTCGTGGAATTCCTCCTGCTTCTCGTGTCAAATTAGTCAAGGACGCTAAAGTGCGGGTTCAAACGATGAAGCGTCTGGAGGATTTGCGGCTATGAAGTTTGATGTAGCAAAAAGCTGATCCAATTACTTAGAAACTAGTAATACAATTAGGGTAGTTTGGTTTCTAGGTTATCTGCCTACACACCCTCTTTGAGGGAACAAACCCCTCAGAGTTCTAGTTTAACTATTTAGGGTAGTGAATGAGCCATTGaagaattttgattttgaagtaAGTATTTTGGCTTGGTTGAGGTAGCTTTCTGGATGAAATAGATTGAGCTGAACCGGAGTTTCTATAGAAGGACTGTGGTCGCATCTTAGGTTGGATGCTATCTTTGCCATGATCAAATTGAACGTAGTTCATTTAATTTAGATTTGATATCGTTGCTATTTCTGGCATGCTGCTGCGCCATCAGAATTGGGTTTTCCTTCCTTAACTGAATATCGCCTCTTCTTTCCCATTCTCTGCCTCATTTGATGCAGAAcaaatcaagaagaagaagaaaatatagtttttttttcttgtacaaGAATTCTAGGTTAAAATCTCATCAGACTTGATAATTTTAATATACTATTGATAATTCAGTAATGATCCtggggaaattctagtgtactggtgggtatctcatacccacatttacaaaagtgagaacaaattttgttgtcaaaattgtaatttgagtcctactttgtgtaatcttagttctaataatgataattacacctcttacgacattttacaagtttttgaacaaattctttgtcaatgttgtaatcttagttctaataatggatattacacctcttacgacatttttacaagcttttgaacaaattcgttgtcaatgttgtaatttttgtttaactatatgtaaatagtgtaaatgaatatggtaacttttgttctcaatgttgtaattttggttcaaatacttgtaattttttgttcaaatagttgtaaatgaggatatctcatacccaccagtacactagcttgtctcaTGATCCTGGACTGGTAAGCTGCCTCTCCCGTCCAAATACcaatgttaaaaaaataaaaatatactaTTGAATTAAACCTGACCCCATTAATGGTTTGGGCCAGTTCGTTCTGACCAGCTTAATTTCGACCCTATTCTAGTTAGTTACTGGTTCAAGTTGATTCCCAGTTCTAAAATTTGATAAAAATTCAATCGTTTGATAAACCGAAGATGGAAAACACAGAAGCGACGAGGGCGGAGAACCAGAACGACGTTGTCGACAAGTCGAAGATGGAGGATCTTGAAGATGACACTGATCTTGAAGTCCTCACTATCTCCAGGCGCTTCCCTAAACACAGAAGTATACAATCTCTCTGCttcttattttcctttcttcattGATTCTTATAATGTTCTTAGGTGTctagggcaaaaaaaaaaatatgtagaATCGTGTATTTTGGTTTTTGCATCACAACTTGTTGCAGGAACAAGTTTGCAAAAATATGGTTGCGTTAAATGAACTGTTTTTGCTATTTGTTTTGTCCTTTTCCCAGAGCCTACTACGGCGTAACTAGGAATGTATGAGTACGTACACGTTTTTCCATTTATCAGTTGTTTTCATATTTGCTCCGACCTCTCTTCTTTGTGGATTAGGAGTACAATATTGGTGCCAAATTAAACACAAATCGTGATCTTATATACAGTTGTAGCCTGTTTCAAGCTGTTTGAATTACACACAGCTTTTTGTAATAACCGCAAATTTGCGTTTTTATTTCGTGTAATTGTGTGGAATTATTAACGTGCTTTTGCACGAATTTTAGCCACGAAGAATTTCATTTTTTTGATGTATCGAAGTTCCGAAACATTTCGTTTTAAATAAAAGCTCGAAATGTTCGATCctaaaaatcgactttttatacgtacggaatttgggaaaacttccttcatgaaagttgtagagctcgtcgatacgagtccGTGCATAGGCCAAAAATCGGATTTTGTATGACTTAGTTATGGCATTTAGAAGATTTTTCCAATTTGGGTATATAACATTTTCGGAAAGTTTCCTGTTTTAGGGTTTCCATTTCTGTCGCCGTCACTATTCAccttctcctttctctctctctcgcgtcCGTACCCTCCGAAAAACAGAgcaaacttctccaagcttgttctcgctccacaggccaTCAATTGACCCCAGATCACGTCCCACGCCTTCGACGCTTCATTTTTCAGCTTCCAGTGCCATGACTGGCATCTTTGCGCCGTATTGTGGGTCGTACATGGCGGAGGAGCTCGAGGCCGGTTTAAGCTCGATTTGGTTCCAAGCtcgatatctcaagctaccggccacCAATCCTTGCCAAAATTTATCCTCGTACTCGCCTCGACCTCCTTCAACTTTCAGAAGCAGCCTTACACGACGGTGAATCCCGTGacggcggctggaagccagccCCGATCTAGATCGAAAACCGGCTTTCGATCctaatatctcgagctacaggacTTC
This region includes:
- the LOC133720943 gene encoding KRR1 small subunit processome component-like gives rise to the protein MTFSTTRTRDADLIEKARDLLQLFTLAVPASQAITVLKGRHWDVMKLGYQKDGLCSEFGINKEKFHERMKLLCHRSLKEIGDLILCYICIVGDILVALGPVNSVKGIRIIVKDCIVRGIPPASRVKLVKDAKVRVQTMKRLEDLRL
- the LOC133720772 gene encoding uncharacterized protein LOC133720772 encodes the protein MVSKTEEAQLNRLESQVDNGGGGAWEYLCLVRKLKVRRSEKVLKYGMSILNDLSKRSSLGPEEWTLYEQVALAAMDCQCLDVAKDLIKLLRKAFPESKRVGKLEAMLLEAKGSWSEAEKAYSSLLEDSPLDQVIHKRRVAMAKAQGDTSGAIEWLNKYLEIFMADNDAWRELAEIYVSLQMYKQAAFCYEELILAQPTVPLYHLAYADILYTLGGLENIQTAKKYYASVIDLTGGKNIRALFGISLCTSAIAQLAKGRNKEDKETSELQSLVATALEKDYKQRAPDKLSLLTTALKNLKVSS